The following proteins come from a genomic window of Oncorhynchus masou masou isolate Uvic2021 chromosome 25, UVic_Omas_1.1, whole genome shotgun sequence:
- the f2r gene encoding proteinase-activated receptor 1 — MVYWIVATLALFALQTSAYVPHNDSRLNLRTFAGIFLSVTDEPIDYIGLDVQEGSGSGMGQEPVKKQEHGHHGPRHSTKIVISEEARSFLQGRLATAFVPTVYTLVFIISVPLNLIAVVMFVRRIRPRKPAVIYMLNLASADLLFALLLPFRISYHFHGNNWVYGPFMCRLVTAAFYCNMYCSVLLMMCISIDRFLAVVYPMDSLTWRSPQTAAVVCGAMWLLALGGVTPLLLSRQTIHLPDVGITTCHDVQDVDKLRAYYLYFFPIYSSIFFFIPLVFTAVCYVRIVQALAAANVENRSRKSRAVVMAVTVLVVFVACFTPTNVILLVHYLKLAHGRSDSSYQAYLLSMCVGSISCCLDPLIYYFGSSQCQRQVAALLGCRQAGPGAELSSQTGSTRTSRLESIQSTVGSHYRKLMA; from the coding sequence actccAGACTCAACCTGAGGACGTTTGCAGGGATCTTCCTGTCGGTGACTGATGAGCCCATCGACTACATAGGGCTGGATGTACAGGAGGGTAGTGGCTCAGGGATGGGCCAGGAGCCAGTGAAGAAGCAGGAGCATGGCCATCACGGCCCTCGTCACTCCACCAAGATTGTCATCTCTGAGGAGGCCCGCAGCTTCCTCCAGGGTCGCCTAGCAACGGCCTTCGTCCCCACAGTCTACACCCTGGTCTTCATTATCAGCGTCCCCCTCAACCTGATTGCCGTGGTGATGTTTGTGCGTCGTATCCGTCCTAGGAAGCCGGCGGTGATCTACATGCTGAACCTGGCCAGTGCCGACCTCCTCTTCGCCCTGCTGCTCCCCTTCAGGATCTCATACCATTTCCACGGCAACAACTGGGTTTATGGCCCCTTCATGTGTCGCCTGGTGACAGCAGCCTTCTACTGCAACATGTATTGCTCTGTCCTGCTCATGATGTGCATCAGCATCGACCGCTTCCTGGCGGTGGTCTACCCCATGGACTCCCTGACGTGGCGTAGTCCACAGACGGCCGCCGTGGTCTGTGGCGCCATGTGGCTGTTAGCCTTGGGAGGAGTGACCCCCCTCCTGCTCTCCAGACAGACCATCCACCTCCCGGATGTGGGCATCACTACCTGCCACGATGTGCAGGATGTAGACAAGCTCCGTGCCTACTACCTCTACTTCTTCCCCATTTActcctccatcttcttcttcatccCTCTGGTGTTCACAGCTGTGTGCTACGTCCGTATTGTGCAGGCCCTGGCCGCGGCCAACGTGGAGAACCGCTCCAGAAAGTCTCGTGCGGTGGTGATGGCGGTGACAGTGCTGGTGGTGTTTGTGGCCTGCTTCACCCCCACCAATGTCATCCTCCTGGTGCACTACCTCAAGCTGGCCCACGGACGCAGTGACAGCTCCTACCAGGCCTACCTGCTCTCCATGTGTGTGGGCAGCATTAGCTGCTGCCTGGACCCGCTCATCTACTACTTTGGTTCGTCCCAGTGCCAGAGACAGGTGGCAGCTCTGCTGGGCTGCAGACAGGCTGGGCCAGGAGCAGAGCTAAGCTCTCAGACAGGCAGtaccaggaccagcagactgGAGAGCATTCAGAGCACTGTGGGCAGTCATTACAGGAAGCTCATGGCCTGA
- the LOC135513976 gene encoding 300 kDa antigen AG231-like yields MMEKQSCAPMTTRRRRWWRRRLWRTTEEEKTTEKNPTTEEEKTTEKNPTTEEEKTMEKNLTTEEEKTTEKNLTTGKNTTTEEEKTMEKNLTTEEEETMEKNLTTEEEKTTEKNPTTGKNPTTEEEKTTEKNLTTEEEKTNEKNPTTGKRRLWIDQNNQILTIVPKHLFSGTLIPELSNQI; encoded by the exons ATGATGGAGAAACAG AGCTGTGCCCCGATGACAACCAGAAGGAGAAGGTGGTGGAGGCGACGACTATGGAGGactacagaggaagagaagactaCTGAGAAGAACCCGactacagaggaagagaagactaCAGAGAAGAATCCGactacagaggaagagaagactaTGGAGAAGAATCTGactacagaggaagagaagactaCGGAGAAGAATCTGACTACAGGGAAGAATACGactacagaggaagagaagactaTGGAGAAGAATCTGactacagaggaagaggagactatGGAGAAGAATCTGactacagaggaagagaagactaCTGAGAAGAACCCGACGACAGGGAAGAATCCGactacagaggaagagaagactaCGGAGAAGAATCTGactacagaggaagagaagactaATGAGAAGAACCCGACGACAGGGAAGAGAAGACTATGGATTGACCAAAACAACCAGATCCTCACTATTGTGCCCAAACATCTCTTTAGTGGAACTTTGATCCCAGAACTATCTAACCAAATATGA